One Balneola sp. DNA window includes the following coding sequences:
- a CDS encoding 1,4-alpha-glucan branching enzyme produces MSSTLNKEIIGAISDGSHGDPFSVLGLHDVEIDGKTKLVLRAFRPEAKSVSVIIDKKKYELDRLSKDGLFERVFARRKNRFSYELEVTSHDGKLFTVSDAYQFDSLISDFDLQLWGEGNHHQAYEFMGAHQRTIDGVDGTHFAVTAPCATRVSVIGEFNSWDGRVHRMRKFHDQGIWEIFIPHVTEGDYYKFEIKSPVQDPPLKKSDPFAFYSELRPGTASIVTDIENYSWNDDEWLKKRQDKQAYDQPISIYEMHLGSWKRNPDKDPGFLNYRETADQLVPYLKDLGYTHVELLPIAEHPYDPSWGYQITGYYAPTSRFGTPEDFMYFVDKCHQADIGVLVDWVPAHFAKDEHGLRRFDGTGLFEHADPRKGEHKDWGTCIFNYGRTEVQNFLISNAIFWCDKFHIDGLRVDAVASMLYLDYSREEGEWVPNQYGGRENIEAIDFLRKFNDSVHHHFPGVITFAEESTSWGGVSRPTETGGLGFDFKWNMGWMNDSLTYIEKDPLFRKYHQDQLTFSLIYAFSEHFTLPFSHDEVVHMKQSMLSKMPGDDWQKFANLRLLYLYMYTHPGKNLLFMGCEFGQWSEWSEDRSLDWHLLEWEKHQGLKLLVKDLNGINAKEKALHEADFDWRGFEWIDISDADNCIISFVRRAKDPENFVVVILNFTPTVHYGYKVGVPAAGEYEILVNSDSEFYGGSNAGDTQIHAEWGDWHNQDAHISITIPPLAGVILKPKS; encoded by the coding sequence ATGAGTTCTACGCTTAATAAAGAAATTATTGGTGCCATATCAGACGGTTCGCATGGCGATCCCTTTTCTGTACTTGGTCTTCATGACGTTGAAATTGATGGGAAGACAAAATTAGTCCTCCGCGCCTTCCGCCCTGAAGCTAAGTCTGTATCAGTTATCATTGATAAGAAAAAATATGAACTCGACCGCCTATCTAAAGATGGTCTTTTCGAACGGGTATTTGCACGCAGAAAAAATCGCTTTAGCTATGAGCTGGAAGTAACTTCACACGACGGGAAGCTTTTCACCGTGTCCGACGCCTACCAATTTGATTCCCTGATTAGTGATTTTGACCTACAGCTTTGGGGCGAAGGAAACCATCATCAGGCTTACGAATTTATGGGCGCCCACCAGCGCACCATTGATGGTGTCGATGGAACTCATTTTGCAGTAACCGCTCCTTGCGCCACACGAGTAAGTGTAATTGGTGAATTCAACAGCTGGGACGGACGCGTACATCGCATGCGTAAATTTCATGACCAGGGAATTTGGGAGATTTTCATTCCGCATGTAACAGAAGGTGATTACTACAAGTTTGAAATTAAATCTCCTGTACAAGATCCTCCTCTAAAAAAATCTGACCCCTTTGCTTTCTATTCTGAATTGCGCCCGGGTACAGCCTCCATCGTTACTGATATCGAAAACTATTCATGGAATGATGATGAATGGTTGAAAAAACGACAGGATAAACAAGCCTACGATCAGCCCATTTCTATTTATGAGATGCACTTAGGCTCTTGGAAAAGAAACCCCGACAAAGACCCTGGCTTTTTAAATTACCGCGAAACAGCCGATCAGTTGGTGCCATACCTCAAAGATCTTGGCTACACCCATGTTGAGTTACTGCCTATTGCCGAGCACCCTTATGACCCTTCTTGGGGCTATCAAATTACCGGCTATTATGCGCCCACAAGTCGCTTCGGCACCCCTGAAGATTTTATGTACTTCGTGGATAAATGCCACCAGGCCGATATCGGAGTACTTGTTGACTGGGTTCCTGCTCATTTTGCAAAAGATGAACATGGCCTCCGCCGCTTTGATGGCACCGGCCTTTTCGAACATGCCGACCCGCGCAAAGGCGAACACAAAGATTGGGGAACCTGCATTTTTAACTATGGCCGCACTGAAGTTCAGAACTTCCTCATTTCAAACGCTATTTTTTGGTGTGATAAGTTTCACATCGACGGCCTTCGTGTAGACGCTGTTGCCTCTATGCTCTATCTGGATTACTCAAGGGAAGAAGGAGAGTGGGTACCGAATCAATATGGTGGCCGGGAAAATATTGAAGCCATCGACTTTCTTCGGAAATTTAACGACTCGGTTCATCACCATTTTCCAGGCGTAATTACCTTCGCTGAAGAATCTACATCCTGGGGCGGAGTATCTCGCCCAACAGAAACCGGCGGACTTGGCTTTGACTTTAAATGGAATATGGGTTGGATGAATGACAGCCTGACCTATATTGAGAAAGATCCTCTTTTTAGAAAATATCATCAGGACCAGCTTACTTTTTCTTTGATTTACGCTTTTTCTGAACACTTTACGCTCCCTTTTTCTCACGATGAAGTGGTGCACATGAAGCAGTCTATGCTTTCCAAAATGCCCGGCGACGATTGGCAGAAGTTTGCCAACCTGCGGCTTTTATACCTATATATGTACACGCATCCAGGCAAAAACCTGCTTTTTATGGGGTGTGAATTTGGGCAGTGGTCAGAGTGGAGTGAAGACCGATCCTTAGATTGGCATCTCCTGGAATGGGAAAAGCATCAGGGACTTAAGCTATTAGTCAAAGACCTGAATGGCATCAACGCCAAAGAAAAGGCTTTACATGAAGCTGATTTTGACTGGCGCGGTTTTGAATGGATTGATATCAGCGATGCCGACAATTGTATTATTTCATTTGTTCGCAGAGCTAAAGATCCCGAAAATTTTGTTGTTGTGATCCTTAACTTTACACCTACTGTTCATTATGGATATAAGGTAGGCGTACCGGCTGCTGGCGAATATGAAATTTTAGTTAACAGTGACTCTGAATTTTATGGTGGCAGCAATGCCGGAGATACTCAAATTCATGCCGAATGGGGAGATTGGCATAATCAAGATGCTCATATCTCAATAACAATACCGCCTTTGGCTGGCGTAATTTTAAAACCAAAGAGTTAA